In Bosea vestrisii, the following are encoded in one genomic region:
- a CDS encoding ABC transporter ATP-binding protein, with amino-acid sequence MLSVRNLQSAYGASQVLFDVGLDIGEGEVVTLLGRNGMGKTTTVRSLMGLLAPKGGEIRFDGRALKGNTPEAIARCGIGLVPEGRQVFPTLTVRENLVATAANRLGRSSPWTLERVYALFPRLQERAGQSARTLSGGEQQMLAVGRALMTNPKLLILDEATEGLAPVIRAEIWRCIEALKAQGQSILLIDKNIAVLKRLADRHYIIEKGRTVWSGSGAELAAQAEMVHRYVGV; translated from the coding sequence ATGCTGAGCGTGCGCAACCTGCAATCGGCCTATGGCGCGAGCCAGGTGCTGTTCGATGTCGGCCTCGACATCGGCGAGGGCGAGGTCGTCACCCTGCTCGGCCGCAACGGCATGGGCAAGACCACGACGGTGCGCTCGCTGATGGGGCTGCTCGCGCCCAAGGGCGGCGAGATCAGATTCGACGGCCGCGCGCTCAAGGGCAATACGCCGGAGGCGATCGCCCGCTGCGGCATCGGCCTGGTGCCGGAGGGGCGGCAGGTCTTCCCGACACTCACCGTGCGCGAGAACCTCGTCGCCACCGCCGCCAACCGGCTCGGGCGCTCTTCGCCCTGGACGCTGGAGCGGGTTTACGCCCTGTTTCCGCGCCTTCAGGAGCGCGCCGGCCAGTCCGCCCGCACCCTCTCGGGCGGCGAGCAGCAGATGCTCGCGGTCGGCCGGGCGCTGATGACCAATCCCAAGCTCCTCATCCTCGACGAAGCGACCGAGGGGCTGGCGCCGGTGATCCGGGCCGAGATCTGGCGCTGCATCGAGGCGCTGAAAGCGCAGGGCCAGTCGATCCTGCTGATCGACAAGAACATCGCCGTGCTCAAGCGCCTCGCCGACCGGCACTACATCATCGAGAAGGGGCGCACGGTCTGGTCCGGCTCCGGCGCCGAGCTCGCGGCCCAGGCGGAGATGGTGCATCGCTATGTCGGCGTCTGA
- a CDS encoding ABC transporter ATP-binding protein has translation MTQPLLSVRGLRKRFGGLIATDSVDLDVVEGEIHALIGPNGAGKTTLLTQLFGELSHDAGQIRLDGEPIDALATPQRVHRGLARTFQINQLLPDFTMLDNVALAVQARQGHSFRFFADARHDKRLRQRAREHLTAAGLAHRAEVKVADLSHGEQKQLEFAIALACEPRLLLLDEPMAGLGHAESEQMVAMLLGLKGRVTMLLVEHDMDAVFALADRISVLVYGRIIATGTAQEIRDNADVRTAYLGEGDA, from the coding sequence ATGACCCAGCCGCTCCTCTCGGTCCGGGGCCTGCGCAAGCGCTTCGGCGGCCTCATCGCCACCGACAGTGTCGACCTCGATGTCGTCGAAGGCGAGATCCACGCGCTGATCGGCCCCAACGGCGCCGGCAAGACCACGCTGCTGACCCAGCTCTTCGGCGAACTCAGCCACGATGCCGGGCAGATCCGGCTTGACGGCGAGCCGATCGACGCGCTGGCGACGCCGCAGCGCGTCCACCGCGGTCTCGCCCGCACCTTCCAGATCAACCAGCTGCTGCCGGATTTCACCATGCTCGACAATGTCGCGCTCGCGGTGCAGGCGCGGCAGGGACACAGCTTCCGCTTCTTCGCCGATGCTCGCCACGACAAGCGCCTGCGCCAGCGCGCCCGCGAGCATCTGACCGCCGCCGGCCTCGCGCACCGGGCCGAGGTCAAGGTCGCCGACCTCTCCCATGGCGAGCAGAAGCAGCTCGAATTCGCCATCGCGCTCGCCTGCGAGCCGCGTTTGCTGCTGCTCGACGAGCCGATGGCGGGTCTCGGCCATGCCGAGAGCGAGCAGATGGTCGCGATGCTCCTGGGGCTGAAGGGGCGCGTCACCATGCTGCTGGTCGAGCACGACATGGACGCCGTCTTCGCGCTTGCCGACCGGATCTCGGTGCTGGTCTATGGCCGGATCATCGCGACCGGCACGGCGCAGGAGATCCGCGACAACGCGGACGTCCGCACCGCCTATCTCGGCGAGGGGGACGCCTGA
- a CDS encoding branched-chain amino acid ABC transporter permease, with protein sequence MSEDAIIHTGSPAPSTGRALALLALALGLVALPFLVQALGQPALVPLATRVLIYAIAAASLNLALGFGGMVSFGHAAFFGVGGYVVGILYRNYVDDSLFLGLIPGTSQLLITLPAAILVGGLLALTIGALSLRTSGVQFIMITLAFAQMLFFLFVSLKAYGGDDGMTIRRRNELFGLNTRDDITFYFICLAVAALIFLALWRIIGSRFGMVLAGIRQNERRMAAIGIAPYRYKLAAFVISGMGTGLAGALMANYLRFVSPDMLHWTKSGELMIMVILGGVGTLLGPLFGAAALVILETVLTSWTEHWQLILGPILLLVVLFTQGGLNGLFSRLGIGRSER encoded by the coding sequence ATGTCTGAGGACGCCATCATCCACACCGGCTCCCCCGCGCCGAGCACTGGCCGCGCCCTGGCGCTGCTCGCGCTGGCCCTCGGCCTCGTCGCACTGCCCTTCCTGGTCCAGGCGCTCGGTCAACCCGCGCTGGTGCCGCTCGCGACCCGCGTGCTGATCTATGCGATCGCCGCGGCCAGCCTCAATCTGGCGCTCGGCTTCGGCGGCATGGTCTCGTTCGGGCACGCCGCTTTCTTCGGCGTCGGCGGCTATGTCGTCGGCATCCTTTATCGCAATTACGTCGACGACAGCCTCTTCCTCGGCCTGATCCCGGGCACGAGCCAGCTTCTGATCACGCTGCCGGCTGCGATCCTGGTCGGCGGCCTGCTGGCCCTGACGATCGGCGCGCTATCCTTACGCACCAGCGGCGTGCAGTTCATCATGATCACGCTCGCCTTCGCGCAGATGCTGTTCTTCCTCTTCGTCTCGCTCAAGGCCTATGGCGGCGATGACGGCATGACGATCCGCCGCCGCAATGAGCTCTTCGGCCTCAACACCCGCGACGACATCACCTTCTATTTCATCTGCCTTGCGGTCGCGGCGCTGATTTTCCTCGCTCTCTGGCGCATCATCGGCTCGCGCTTCGGCATGGTGCTGGCCGGTATCCGCCAGAACGAGCGGCGCATGGCGGCGATCGGCATCGCGCCCTATCGCTACAAGCTCGCCGCCTTCGTCATCTCCGGCATGGGCACCGGCCTCGCCGGCGCGCTGATGGCGAATTATCTGCGCTTCGTCAGCCCGGACATGCTGCATTGGACCAAGTCGGGCGAGCTGATGATCATGGTCATCCTCGGCGGCGTCGGCACCTTGCTCGGGCCGCTCTTCGGCGCCGCCGCCCTCGTCATCCTGGAGACGGTGCTGACCTCCTGGACCGAGCATTGGCAGCTCATCCTCGGGCCAATCCTGCTGCTGGTGGTCCTGTTCACGCAGGGTGGGCTCAACGGGCTGTTCAGCCGCCTCGGCATCGGCAGGAGCGAGCGATGA
- a CDS encoding branched-chain amino acid ABC transporter permease, translating into MTLVLEQLLNGLQFGVMLFLLAAGLTLIFGIMGVINLAHGSLYMVGAYAAAFAAAQTGSVLLAVLAGLAAAALVGMAMELFVLRRLYTRDHLDQVLATFALILIFNQSVTILFGRQPLFVSVPPALNGSIELLPGLIYPVYRLIIIAVGLAVALGLYLLINRTRIGMLVRAGATHREMVRALGVDIRLLYTAVFGLGALLAGLAGLMAGPILAVQVGMGEQILIMTFVVVVIGGVGSIRGAFFGALLVGLVDTSLRAFLPGLLRQVMAGSEADALGAGLASMGIYMLMAVVLLVRPKGLFPANV; encoded by the coding sequence ATGACCCTCGTTCTCGAACAATTGCTCAACGGCCTGCAGTTCGGCGTGATGCTGTTCCTGCTCGCGGCCGGGCTGACGCTGATCTTCGGCATCATGGGCGTGATCAATCTCGCCCATGGCTCGCTCTACATGGTCGGCGCCTATGCCGCCGCCTTCGCCGCGGCGCAGACCGGCTCGGTCCTGCTCGCGGTACTGGCTGGCCTTGCGGCGGCCGCCCTGGTCGGTATGGCGATGGAGCTTTTCGTGCTGCGCCGGCTCTATACCCGCGACCATCTCGATCAGGTGCTGGCGACCTTCGCGCTGATCCTGATCTTCAACCAGAGCGTGACCATCCTGTTCGGGCGCCAGCCGCTCTTCGTCTCGGTGCCCCCGGCGCTCAACGGCTCCATCGAATTGCTGCCCGGCCTGATCTACCCGGTCTACCGGCTCATCATCATCGCCGTCGGCCTCGCCGTCGCGCTCGGGCTCTATCTGCTGATCAACCGCACACGCATCGGCATGCTGGTCAGGGCCGGCGCGACGCATCGCGAGATGGTCCGGGCGCTCGGTGTCGATATCCGCCTGCTCTACACTGCCGTCTTCGGCCTGGGGGCTCTGCTCGCCGGCCTCGCCGGGCTGATGGCCGGGCCGATCCTGGCCGTGCAGGTCGGCATGGGCGAGCAGATCCTGATCATGACCTTCGTCGTGGTGGTGATCGGCGGCGTCGGCTCGATCCGCGGCGCCTTCTTCGGCGCCCTGCTCGTCGGTCTCGTCGACACCTCTCTGCGCGCCTTCCTGCCCGGCCTGCTGCGCCAGGTCATGGCCGGCTCGGAGGCCGATGCGCTCGGCGCCGGCCTCGCCTCGATGGGCATCTACATGCTGATGGCCGTGGTGCTGCTGGTGCGGCCCAAGGGACTTTTCCCCGCCAATGTCTGA
- a CDS encoding ABC transporter substrate-binding protein: MQHRKSVCLGLMLAAVALPALAQQAPVKIGMVTTLSGPGGYLGQDIRDAFKLAIDMNGGKLGGAPVELVVEDDALKPGQGKQIAEKMLKTDGIKIMTGIVFSNVAGATVPDIVDAGALYVSPNAAPSNFAGKECNENYFVVSWQNDSLHESAGQHATNLGYKKAFILAPNYQAGKDALAGFKRLFKGEVAGEVYTRLDQTDFAPEMAQIRAANPDVVFQFHPGGLGIAFLRQYQQAGLLGKTPMVLAEPSLDATTLKAVGDAALGLSVTAHWNTDFDNASNKAFVEAFTKAYNRVPTYYASQGYDTALAIASALKATGGKTDVPALRKALAKADFQSVRGAFKFGTNQHPVQDWYALKVEKGADGTPVLKTSGKVLSNHGDAYAKDCKL; encoded by the coding sequence ATGCAGCACCGCAAATCAGTATGCCTGGGATTGATGCTGGCAGCCGTCGCCTTGCCGGCGCTCGCCCAGCAAGCGCCGGTCAAGATCGGCATGGTCACCACGCTGTCGGGGCCGGGCGGCTATCTCGGCCAGGACATCCGCGACGCGTTCAAGCTGGCCATCGACATGAACGGCGGCAAGCTCGGCGGCGCGCCGGTCGAGCTCGTCGTCGAGGACGATGCGCTGAAGCCCGGCCAGGGCAAGCAGATCGCCGAGAAGATGCTGAAGACCGACGGCATCAAGATCATGACCGGCATCGTCTTCTCGAACGTCGCCGGCGCGACCGTGCCCGATATCGTGGATGCCGGGGCGCTCTATGTCAGCCCCAATGCCGCGCCGTCGAACTTCGCCGGCAAGGAGTGCAACGAGAACTATTTCGTTGTCTCCTGGCAGAACGACAGCCTGCACGAGAGCGCCGGCCAGCACGCCACCAATCTCGGCTACAAGAAGGCCTTCATCCTCGCCCCGAACTACCAGGCCGGTAAGGATGCGCTCGCCGGCTTCAAGCGCCTGTTCAAGGGCGAGGTCGCCGGCGAGGTCTATACCAGGCTCGACCAGACCGATTTCGCGCCGGAGATGGCGCAGATCCGCGCGGCCAATCCGGACGTGGTTTTTCAGTTCCATCCGGGCGGGCTCGGCATCGCCTTCCTGCGCCAGTACCAGCAGGCGGGTCTGCTCGGCAAAACCCCGATGGTGCTGGCCGAGCCGTCGCTCGACGCCACCACGCTGAAAGCCGTCGGCGACGCTGCGCTCGGCCTCAGCGTCACCGCGCACTGGAACACCGACTTCGACAACGCCTCGAACAAGGCTTTCGTCGAGGCCTTCACCAAGGCCTACAATCGCGTGCCGACCTATTACGCCAGCCAGGGCTACGACACCGCGCTCGCCATCGCCTCGGCGCTGAAGGCGACCGGCGGCAAGACCGACGTGCCGGCGCTGCGCAAGGCGCTCGCCAAGGCCGATTTCCAGTCGGTGCGCGGCGCCTTCAAGTTCGGCACCAACCAGCACCCGGTCCAGGATTGGTATGCGCTCAAGGTCGAGAAGGGGGCCGACGGGACGCCGGTGCTGAAGACCTCGGGCAAGGTGCTGAGCAATCACGGCGATGCCTACGCCAAGGATTGCAAGCTCTGA
- a CDS encoding 3-hydroxyanthranilate 3,4-dioxygenase produces the protein MATEGRLKAFNFKKWIEENEHLLKPPVGNKKVFSDGQMTVMVVGGPNQRADFHDDPVEEFFYQLKGDMMLKLVDNGKHYDVTIREGDVFLLPPHVRHSPQRPQEGSIGLVVEPARHADQVDGFEWYCFECNGLVHRIELKVGDLVKDLPPLYEAFFADEKARTCKQCGALHPGRKPPAGWVAL, from the coding sequence ATGGCGACCGAAGGACGGCTCAAGGCCTTCAACTTCAAGAAGTGGATCGAGGAGAACGAGCACCTGTTGAAGCCGCCGGTCGGCAACAAGAAGGTGTTCTCCGACGGCCAGATGACCGTGATGGTGGTCGGCGGTCCGAACCAGCGCGCCGATTTCCATGACGACCCGGTGGAAGAGTTCTTCTACCAGCTCAAGGGCGACATGATGCTGAAGCTCGTCGACAACGGGAAGCATTACGACGTGACGATCCGCGAGGGCGACGTCTTCCTGCTGCCGCCGCATGTGCGCCATTCGCCGCAGCGCCCGCAGGAGGGCTCGATCGGGCTCGTGGTCGAGCCGGCGCGCCATGCCGACCAGGTCGATGGCTTCGAATGGTACTGCTTCGAGTGCAACGGCCTGGTGCATCGCATCGAACTGAAGGTCGGGGATCTCGTGAAGGACCTGCCGCCGCTCTACGAGGCCTTCTTCGCTGACGAGAAGGCCCGCACCTGCAAGCAGTGCGGCGCCCTCCACCCCGGCCGGAAGCCGCCGGCCGGCTGGGTCGCGCTCTGA
- a CDS encoding dihydrodipicolinate synthase family protein: MNYARKDAKAYARANMKGIWAAALTPFTQSLAIDEDGVRENIRHWTEDLKIDGLFIAGKQGEFFSMSVEERKRSFELAVEASAGRGQTIMSCSDQNMDVVIDLARHAQKVGADYIVVHAPLLHFFKAQDETLYEYYRTIAEKVDIGIALWSHPDSGYLMSPQLCNRLADIENVVAIKYSVPRAMYAELTRLAGDRILVSTASEEEWLDNIVELGWQLYLCSSPPYLIQSANDLRMREYTDLAFAGEVEKAHAVRDSLHPVREALRVTRPAEKPHAHQKYWQELLGQVGGRVRAPLLELTETEKAATRAAFESCGLKLAAGRPLAKAG, translated from the coding sequence ATGAACTACGCCAGGAAAGACGCCAAGGCTTACGCCCGCGCCAATATGAAGGGCATCTGGGCGGCGGCGCTGACGCCCTTCACCCAGTCGCTCGCCATTGACGAGGATGGCGTGCGCGAGAACATCCGGCACTGGACCGAGGACCTGAAGATCGACGGCCTGTTCATCGCCGGCAAGCAGGGTGAGTTCTTCTCGATGTCGGTCGAGGAGCGCAAGCGCAGCTTCGAGCTCGCGGTCGAGGCCTCGGCAGGCAGAGGCCAGACGATCATGTCCTGCTCCGACCAGAACATGGACGTCGTCATCGACCTCGCCAGGCACGCCCAGAAGGTCGGCGCCGATTACATCGTCGTGCACGCGCCGCTGCTGCACTTCTTCAAGGCGCAGGACGAGACACTCTACGAATACTACCGGACGATCGCCGAAAAGGTCGACATCGGCATCGCGCTCTGGAGCCATCCGGATTCGGGCTATCTGATGAGCCCGCAGCTCTGCAACCGCCTCGCCGACATCGAGAACGTCGTCGCGATCAAGTACAGCGTGCCGCGCGCCATGTATGCCGAACTGACCCGGCTCGCCGGCGACCGCATCCTGGTCAGCACCGCCTCCGAGGAGGAATGGCTCGACAACATCGTCGAGCTTGGCTGGCAGCTCTATCTCTGCTCCTCGCCGCCCTATCTGATCCAGAGCGCAAATGATCTGCGCATGCGCGAATACACTGATCTCGCCTTTGCCGGCGAGGTCGAGAAGGCGCATGCCGTGCGCGACAGTCTCCATCCCGTGCGCGAGGCACTGCGCGTGACCCGGCCGGCCGAGAAGCCGCACGCGCATCAGAAATACTGGCAGGAATTGCTTGGCCAGGTCGGCGGGCGCGTACGGGCGCCCCTGCTCGAGCTGACAGAAACCGAGAAGGCGGCGACGCGTGCTGCCTTCGAGAGCTGCGGGCTGAAGCTCGCCGCGGGCCGGCCGTTGGCGAAGGCCGGCTGA
- a CDS encoding NAD-dependent succinate-semialdehyde dehydrogenase has product MTAYPDLQLYIGGAWRKTSDSLPVLNPADENVIGAVPVATRADLDDALAAAKEGFRVWSRTSPRARGEIMLKAAALMRGRIDEIAHAITLEHGKPFAQAQLEVIRGCEFFEWDAAEGQRTYGRVIPSEPGIKYVVMHQPIGMVAAFSPWNFPMSQPARKIAGALAAGCSIILKAAEETPAGAMHIARALHDAGLPPGVFNLVFGIPAEISRYLIPQEQTRLIAFTGSTAVGKHLTRIAADHMKPVLMELGGHAPVIVCDDVDPVAAATASAIRKSRNTGQVCTSPTRFFVQKPIYEAFARTFAEKARSVVVGNGLDAATQMGPLANHRRIEAMETLVADAKAKGARVLAGGERIGNRGYFFPVTVLADVPDEARAMREEPFGPLALISPVSSLDEAIEKANSLPFGLAAYAFTHSASNADRIADGIEAGNVSINTLEASVAETPFGGVKDSGYGREGGAEGLAHYTVIKNVSHRMAI; this is encoded by the coding sequence ATGACCGCCTATCCCGATCTGCAGCTCTATATCGGCGGCGCCTGGCGCAAGACCTCCGACAGCCTGCCGGTGCTCAATCCGGCCGATGAGAATGTGATCGGGGCCGTCCCTGTGGCGACGCGCGCCGATCTCGATGACGCGCTCGCGGCGGCCAAGGAAGGTTTCAGGGTCTGGAGCCGGACCTCGCCGCGCGCCCGTGGCGAGATCATGCTCAAGGCGGCGGCGCTGATGCGGGGCCGCATCGACGAGATCGCCCATGCGATCACGCTCGAGCATGGCAAGCCCTTCGCCCAGGCACAGCTCGAGGTCATCCGCGGCTGCGAGTTCTTCGAATGGGACGCGGCCGAGGGCCAGCGCACCTATGGCCGGGTCATCCCGAGCGAGCCCGGCATCAAATACGTCGTGATGCACCAGCCGATCGGCATGGTTGCGGCGTTCTCGCCGTGGAACTTCCCGATGAGCCAACCGGCGCGCAAGATCGCCGGCGCGCTGGCGGCCGGCTGCTCGATCATCCTGAAGGCGGCGGAGGAGACGCCTGCCGGCGCCATGCACATCGCTCGCGCTTTGCACGATGCCGGCCTGCCGCCCGGCGTGTTCAACCTGGTCTTCGGCATCCCGGCCGAGATCTCGCGATATCTGATCCCGCAGGAGCAGACCCGACTCATCGCCTTCACCGGCTCGACGGCGGTCGGCAAGCATCTGACCCGGATCGCCGCCGACCATATGAAACCGGTGCTGATGGAGCTCGGCGGCCATGCTCCGGTGATCGTCTGCGACGATGTCGATCCGGTCGCGGCCGCAACGGCCTCGGCGATCCGCAAGTCGCGCAATACCGGCCAGGTCTGCACCTCGCCGACACGCTTCTTCGTGCAGAAGCCGATCTACGAGGCTTTCGCCAGGACCTTCGCCGAGAAGGCGCGCTCGGTCGTCGTCGGCAACGGTCTCGACGCTGCGACGCAGATGGGCCCGCTCGCCAATCATCGCCGCATCGAGGCGATGGAGACGCTGGTCGCCGACGCCAAGGCCAAGGGCGCGCGCGTGCTGGCCGGCGGCGAGCGCATCGGCAATCGCGGCTATTTCTTCCCGGTCACGGTCCTTGCCGACGTGCCGGACGAGGCCCGTGCCATGCGCGAGGAGCCATTCGGACCGCTCGCCCTGATCAGCCCGGTCTCGTCGCTCGACGAGGCGATCGAGAAGGCGAATTCCTTGCCTTTCGGCCTGGCGGCTTATGCCTTCACACACTCGGCAAGCAATGCCGACCGCATCGCGGATGGGATCGAGGCCGGCAACGTCTCGATAAACACGCTCGAGGCCTCGGTCGCCGAGACGCCCTTCGGCGGCGTCAAGGATAGCGGCTATGGCCGCGAGGGCGGCGCCGAGGGGCTCGCGCACTACACGGTCATCAAGAACGTCTCGCATCGCATGGCGATCTAG
- a CDS encoding LysR family transcriptional regulator — MAVTLRQIQAFLAVAELGTFTKAAERLHMAQPALSQLVRDLEHALGVRLFDRTTRRVELTEGGREFQGASAKIVHDLDLAIQNANDLAERRRGRITVAAPPLLAAAILPEAIAEMRERYPGIRIALIDARTDTIVEAVRIGRADCGLGTFAAVEDGIERIPMARDSLMLFCSPSSRFATATVDWRELQGEPLITLTRDSGIRLLVEVAYETVGMPLTPAYEVSQITTALALVEARLGVAVLPTYARAAAPHRRVIARPLANPTIARDIVMIRPSGRSVTPALATFETLLRRYVQRLTPADVD, encoded by the coding sequence ATGGCAGTCACATTGCGACAAATCCAGGCCTTCCTCGCCGTTGCCGAGCTGGGCACCTTCACCAAGGCGGCTGAGCGTTTGCACATGGCGCAGCCGGCGCTGTCACAGCTGGTACGCGACCTGGAGCACGCCCTCGGCGTCCGTCTCTTCGACCGCACGACGCGCCGGGTCGAGCTGACGGAAGGCGGGCGGGAGTTCCAGGGCGCATCGGCCAAGATCGTCCACGATCTCGACCTCGCCATCCAGAACGCCAACGACCTCGCCGAGCGCCGGCGCGGCCGGATCACCGTGGCCGCCCCGCCACTGCTCGCCGCGGCGATCCTGCCCGAGGCGATCGCGGAGATGCGCGAGCGCTATCCCGGCATCCGGATCGCCCTGATCGATGCGCGCACGGACACGATCGTCGAGGCCGTCCGGATCGGCCGGGCCGATTGCGGCCTCGGAACCTTCGCAGCCGTGGAGGACGGCATCGAGCGCATCCCCATGGCGCGCGACAGCCTGATGCTGTTCTGCAGCCCCAGCAGCCGCTTCGCCACGGCGACGGTCGACTGGCGCGAGCTGCAAGGCGAGCCGCTGATCACCCTGACGCGCGACAGCGGCATCCGCCTCCTGGTCGAGGTCGCCTACGAGACGGTCGGAATGCCGCTGACGCCGGCCTATGAGGTCTCGCAGATCACGACGGCGCTGGCATTGGTCGAGGCACGGCTCGGCGTCGCCGTGCTGCCGACCTATGCACGCGCCGCGGCGCCACATCGCAGGGTCATCGCCAGGCCGCTGGCTAATCCGACGATCGCACGCGACATCGTCATGATCCGGCCCAGCGGCCGCTCGGTGACACCCGCGCTTGCGACGTTCGAAACGCTGCTGCGGCGCTACGTCCAGCGCCTCACGCCAGCCGACGTCGATTGA
- a CDS encoding GMC family oxidoreductase yields the protein MSVRRHLGSWDYVIVGAGSAGCVLANRLSADPTKRVLLLEAGGSDNYHWIHIPVGYLYCMGNPRTDWGYKTAQEPGLNGRSLAYPRGKVLGGCSSINGMIYMRGQAADYDGWRQLGNPGWGWGEVLPLFRKSERHHSLNEPFHGRDGELHVERQRLSWPILDAVREAAEEIGVPKIDDFNGGDNFGSSYFEVNQKAGFRFNAVRAFLSPVRGRSNLTVLTKAQAERILFSGKRATGLELRLNGEPVQVDAAGELILSAGAIGTPQLLQLSGVGSGELLSQHGIAVQHELPGVGENLQDHLQIRTVFKITGASTLNERQASLRGKMGIALEYALRRSGPMAMAPSQLGIFMRSDERFATPNIEFHVQPLSLERFGQPLDAFPAITVSVCNLRPDSRGHVRIASADPSAHPSIAPNYLSTQSDREVAAASITAARRLMQTQRMRAFQPEELKPGADIQDAAALAQAAGDIATTIFHPVGTAKMGTDAMAVVDPELRVHGLEGLRVVDCSIMPTIVSGNTHAPAVMIAEKAAQLIAATAATVPVGRSSGAGLSLAGA from the coding sequence GTGAGCGTCCGTCGCCATCTCGGATCCTGGGATTATGTCATCGTCGGCGCGGGCTCGGCGGGTTGCGTGCTCGCCAATCGCCTCAGCGCCGATCCCACCAAGCGCGTGCTGCTGCTCGAGGCCGGCGGCTCCGACAATTATCACTGGATCCATATCCCGGTCGGCTATCTCTACTGCATGGGCAATCCCCGGACCGACTGGGGCTACAAGACGGCGCAGGAGCCGGGCCTCAACGGTCGCTCGCTCGCCTATCCGCGCGGCAAGGTGCTTGGCGGCTGCTCCTCGATCAACGGCATGATCTACATGCGCGGCCAGGCCGCCGACTATGATGGCTGGCGCCAGCTCGGCAATCCGGGCTGGGGCTGGGGCGAGGTCCTGCCGCTGTTCCGCAAATCCGAGCGGCATCACAGCCTCAATGAGCCGTTCCATGGCCGGGATGGCGAACTGCATGTCGAGCGCCAGCGTCTGTCCTGGCCGATCCTCGATGCCGTGCGCGAGGCCGCCGAGGAGATCGGCGTGCCGAAGATCGACGACTTCAACGGCGGCGACAATTTCGGCTCGTCCTATTTCGAGGTCAATCAAAAGGCTGGGTTCCGCTTCAATGCGGTGCGTGCCTTCCTCAGCCCGGTGCGTGGCCGCAGCAACCTGACCGTGCTGACCAAGGCGCAGGCCGAGCGCATTCTCTTCTCGGGCAAGCGCGCGACCGGGCTCGAACTGCGCCTCAACGGCGAACCCGTCCAGGTCGATGCTGCCGGCGAATTGATCCTCTCGGCCGGGGCGATCGGCACGCCGCAATTGCTGCAGCTTTCCGGCGTCGGTTCCGGCGAGCTTCTGTCGCAGCACGGCATCGCCGTTCAACATGAACTGCCAGGCGTCGGCGAGAACCTGCAGGACCATCTCCAGATCCGCACGGTCTTCAAGATCACGGGCGCGTCGACGCTGAATGAGCGGCAGGCGAGCCTGCGCGGCAAGATGGGCATCGCGCTCGAATATGCGCTGCGCCGCTCCGGGCCGATGGCGATGGCGCCGAGCCAGCTCGGCATCTTCATGCGCTCCGACGAACGCTTCGCCACGCCGAATATCGAGTTCCACGTCCAGCCGCTGTCGCTGGAGCGTTTCGGCCAGCCGCTCGACGCCTTTCCGGCGATCACGGTCTCGGTCTGCAATCTCCGCCCGGATTCGCGTGGCCATGTCCGGATCGCCTCGGCCGATCCGTCGGCACATCCCAGCATCGCGCCCAATTATCTTTCGACGCAGAGCGATCGCGAGGTCGCCGCCGCCTCGATCACGGCGGCGCGCCGGCTGATGCAGACGCAGCGGATGCGCGCGTTCCAGCCGGAGGAGCTTAAGCCCGGTGCCGACATCCAGGACGCCGCAGCGCTGGCACAAGCGGCGGGCGACATCGCAACGACGATCTTCCACCCGGTCGGTACGGCCAAGATGGGCACCGATGCGATGGCGGTGGTCGATCCCGAGCTGCGCGTGCACGGTCTCGAAGGCTTACGCGTCGTCGACTGCTCGATCATGCCGACGATCGTCTCGGGCAACACCCACGCCCCGGCGGTGATGATCGCCGAGAAGGCGGCGCAGCTGATCGCCGCTACGGCGGCGACCGTCCCAGTCGGGCGCTCATCGGGTGCCGGCCTTTCGCTGGCGGGCGCTTAG